The sequence CGGGGGCCCCGGCCGGCCGCGGGGCGCCGGCCGGCCGCGGGGCGGGGCGGGCGCGACGGAGCCGGACCAGGGCCACGACGCCGATGACGACCCACACCGTGTTGAGCGCGGCCGATGGCCAGGCGCCGTGGTGCGCCCCGTTGACGAGCAGCCCTGCCGCGCCGCCGAGGTTGAGCAGCTGGAAGCCCGTGCTGCGCCCGTCCAGGCGACCGGCCGAGACCAGGCCGTAGGCCAGCAGCAGCGCGGTGGCCCCGACCCACCCCGCCCCGTCGACGAGCACCGCCGT comes from Aquipuribacter hungaricus and encodes:
- a CDS encoding CBU_0592 family membrane protein — encoded protein: MTAVLVDGAGWVGATALLLAYGLVSAGRLDGRSTGFQLLNLGGAAGLLVNGAHHGAWPSAALNTVWVVIGVVALVRLRRARPAPRPAGAPRPAGAP